A single region of the Musa acuminata AAA Group cultivar baxijiao chromosome BXJ1-11, Cavendish_Baxijiao_AAA, whole genome shotgun sequence genome encodes:
- the LOC135584958 gene encoding 4-coumarate--CoA ligase 2-like has protein sequence MISVASHEAQPQIPTSSRPPETQPPETIVFRSKLPDIPIPHHLPLHTYCFEKLPELSEAPCIIAAATGKIYSFSETHLLCRRTAAGLSKLGIEQGDVIMVLLQNSPEFIFTFMGGSMLGAMTTAANPFCTPAEIYKQFKTSGAKVVITQSMYVDKLRAVNEGFPEIGDGLIVVTTDAPPADCISFSQVLDSDETAIPDVTIDPEDPVALPFSSGTTGLPKGVMLTHKSLVSSIAQQVDGENPNLYLKDDDVVLCVLPLFHIFALNSVLLCSLRAGAATMLMPKFEIATMLEGIQRHRVSVAAVVPPLVLALAKNPVVEKYDLTSVRIILSGAAPLGKELEEALRSRVPQAILGQGYGMTEAGPVLSMCPAFAKQPTAVKSGSCGTVVRNAELKVVDPETGFSLGRNQSGEICIRGPQIMKGYLNDVDATSKTIDVEGWLHTGDIGYVDDDDEVFIVDRVKELIKFKGFQVPPAELESLLISHPSIVDAAVVPQKDDAAGEVPVAFVVRAKDSDVSEEAIKEFIAKQVVFYKRVHKVYFIHAIPKSAAGKILRKELRAKLVAASQTAST, from the exons ATGATCTCCGTCGCTTCCCATGAGGCCCAACCCCAGATCCCCACTTCGAGCCGTCCGCCTGAAACCCAGCCGCCGGAGACGATCGTCTTCCGGTCGAAGCTCCCTGATATCCCCATCCCTCACCATCTCCCTCTCCACACCTACTGCTTCGAGAAGCTGCCCGAGCTGTCCGAAGCCCCCTGCATCATCGCCGCCGCCACCGGGAAGATCTACTCCTTCTCGGAGACCCACCTCCTGTGCCGCAGGACCGCCGCCGGATTGTCCAAGCTCGGGATCGAGCAGGGGGATGTCATCATGGTCCTCCTCCAGAACTCTCCTGAATTCATATTCACCTTCATGGGCGGATCCATGCTCGGGGCGATGACCACCGCCGCCAACCCCTTCTGCACGCCGGCGGAGATCTACAAGCAATTCAAGACCTCGGGCGCGAAGGTTGTCATCACCCAGTCCATGTACGTCGACAAGCTCCGCGCCGTCAACGAGGGGTTCCCCGAGATCGGCGACGGCTTGATTGTGGTCACCACCGACGCCCCTCCCGCGGACTGCATAAGCTTCTCCCAAGTACTTGATTCCGACGAGACGGCAATTCCCGACGTCACCATCGATCCCGAGGATCCCGTCGCGCTGCCGTTCTCGTCAGGGACGACGGGGCTGCCCAAGGGGGTGATGCTCACGCACAAGAGCTTGGTTTCGAGCATAGCTCAGCAGGTGGATGGAGAAAACCCGAACCTGTACCTCAAGGACGACGACGTGGTGCTGTGCGTGCTTCCCCTGTTCCACATATTCGCCCTGAACTCGGTCCTGCTCTGCTCGCTGAGGGCCGGCGCGGCGACGATGCTGATGCCCAAGTTTGAGATCGCGACGATGCTGGAAGGGATACAGAGGCACAGGGTGTCGGTGGCTGCGGTGGTTCCGCCGCTTGTGCTGGCGCTGGCGAAGAATCCGGTGGTCGAGAAGTACGACTTGACCTCCGTAAGGATCATACTCTCCGGAGCTGCGCCGCTGGGGAAAGAGCTGGAGGAGGCTCTGAGGAGCAGAGTCCCTCAAGCGATCCTTGGCCAG GGCTACGGAATGACGGAAGCAGGGCCGGTGCTGTCGATGTGCCCCGCATTTGCCAAGCAGCCAACCGCAGTCAAGTCCGGCTCCTGCGGCACCGTGGTCAGGAACGCCGAGCTGAAGGTGGTGGATCCGGAGACCGGCTTCTCCCTCGGCAGGAACCAGTCCGGCGAGATATGCATCCGTGGGCCCCAGATCATGAAAG GCTACCTCAACGACGTGGATGCCACATCGAAGACGATAGACGTCGAGGGTTGGCTGCACACCGGGGACATCGGGTACGTCGATGACGACGATGAGGTCTTCATAGTGGACAGAGTGAAGGAGCTCATCAAATTCAAGGGCTTCCAG GTGCCTCCAGCTGAGCTCGAGTCTCTGCTAATAAGCCACCCCTCCATTGTTGACGCTGCTGTTGTCCC GCAAAAGGATGATGCGGCTGGTGAAGTTCCAGTTGCATTTGTTGTTCGAGCTAAAGACTCAGATGTCAGTGAAGAAGCCATCAAAGAATTCATAGCTAAACAG GTGGTGTTTTACAAGAGAGTCCACAAGGTCTACTTCATCCATGCCATTCCAAAATCTGCAGCAGGAAAAATACTGAGGAAGGAATTAAGAGCCAAGCTTGTAGCTGCTTCTCAGACAGCGTCAACCTAA